In Thermococcus thioreducens, a genomic segment contains:
- a CDS encoding threonine--tRNA ligase, with the protein MRMLLIHSDYLEYEVKDRALKNPEPISEEQKKGRLDEVLAVFISVEKVDETNPEEVVEKALTEIKDVAGQVKANRVFVYPFAHLSSELAKPDVALDVLRKLEERLRDEGFEVKRAPFGYYKAFKLSCKGHPLAELSRTIVPTGEVKAEEVPEALKKEEELVSYWYILTPEGELIDVDKFDFTGHENLRKFANYEISKSRIADREPPHVRIMLDHELVDYEPGSDPGNLRYYPKGRLIKGLLEQYVTEKVVEYGAMEVETPIMYDFEHPALEKYLNRFPARQYVVKSGDKKFFLRFAACFGQFLIKKDATISYRHLPLRMYELTRYSFRREKSGELSGLRRLRAFTMPDMHTVAKDLQQAMAEFKKQYKLSMEVLRGVGLTPEDYEVAIRFTKDFWEGNRDFVVELARIIGKPVLIEMWDQRFFYFILKFEFNFVDNLDKAAALSTVQIDVENAERFGITYYDEEGKERHPLILHCSPSGAIERVMYAILEKQAKLQAKGVKPMLPLWLSPIQVRVIPVSDEVLDYALYVAGKLEGAKIRVDVDDTGDRLNKKIRKAEKEWIPYVIVVGRNEKEQNTITVRRRSDGRQTEMQLEDLIREIRSQTEGFPYKPRPLPLLLSKRPKFRG; encoded by the coding sequence ATGAGAATGCTTCTGATACACAGCGACTATTTGGAATACGAGGTAAAAGACAGGGCCCTTAAGAATCCCGAGCCGATAAGTGAGGAGCAGAAGAAGGGCAGACTCGACGAGGTTCTGGCTGTATTCATAAGCGTTGAAAAGGTCGATGAGACCAACCCGGAAGAAGTCGTTGAGAAGGCTCTCACCGAGATTAAGGATGTTGCCGGCCAGGTTAAGGCCAACAGGGTCTTTGTGTATCCCTTTGCGCACCTCAGCAGCGAGCTTGCAAAGCCGGATGTGGCCCTTGACGTCCTCAGGAAGCTTGAGGAGCGCCTCAGGGACGAGGGCTTCGAGGTCAAGCGCGCCCCCTTCGGCTACTACAAGGCATTCAAGCTGAGCTGCAAGGGACACCCGCTGGCGGAGCTCAGCAGGACGATAGTTCCAACGGGAGAGGTAAAGGCCGAAGAGGTTCCTGAGGCCCTGAAGAAAGAGGAGGAGCTCGTAAGCTACTGGTACATACTCACCCCAGAGGGCGAGCTGATTGATGTCGACAAGTTCGACTTCACCGGCCACGAGAACCTCAGGAAGTTCGCCAACTACGAGATAAGCAAAAGCAGGATAGCCGACAGGGAGCCTCCCCACGTCAGGATAATGCTCGACCACGAGCTGGTCGACTACGAGCCCGGAAGCGACCCCGGAAACCTCCGCTATTACCCAAAGGGCAGGCTCATCAAGGGACTGCTTGAGCAGTACGTCACCGAGAAGGTCGTCGAGTACGGAGCCATGGAGGTCGAGACGCCGATTATGTACGACTTCGAGCACCCGGCGCTTGAGAAATACCTCAACCGCTTCCCTGCTAGGCAGTACGTCGTCAAGAGCGGAGACAAGAAGTTCTTCCTCAGGTTTGCAGCCTGCTTCGGCCAGTTCCTCATAAAGAAGGACGCCACGATAAGCTACAGGCACTTGCCGCTCAGGATGTACGAGCTTACGAGATACTCCTTCAGGCGCGAGAAGAGCGGTGAGCTTTCGGGTCTGAGAAGGCTTAGGGCATTCACGATGCCCGATATGCACACTGTCGCCAAAGACCTCCAGCAGGCCATGGCCGAGTTCAAGAAGCAGTACAAGCTCAGCATGGAGGTTCTCCGCGGCGTTGGTTTAACGCCCGAAGATTACGAGGTGGCAATACGCTTCACCAAGGACTTCTGGGAGGGCAACAGGGACTTCGTCGTTGAGCTGGCGAGGATAATCGGCAAACCGGTTCTCATAGAAATGTGGGATCAGAGGTTCTTCTACTTCATACTCAAGTTCGAGTTCAACTTCGTGGACAACCTCGACAAGGCGGCCGCGCTGAGCACCGTCCAGATCGACGTCGAGAATGCAGAGCGCTTTGGAATAACCTACTACGACGAGGAGGGGAAGGAGAGGCACCCGCTCATACTCCACTGCTCCCCGAGCGGAGCAATCGAGAGGGTCATGTATGCAATCCTTGAGAAGCAGGCAAAGCTACAGGCCAAGGGAGTAAAGCCAATGCTCCCCCTCTGGCTCAGCCCGATACAGGTTCGCGTAATTCCAGTCAGCGACGAGGTTCTTGACTACGCGCTCTATGTTGCAGGAAAGCTCGAAGGCGCCAAGATCCGCGTTGACGTCGACGACACCGGGGACAGGCTCAACAAGAAGATAAGGAAGGCGGAAAAGGAGTGGATACCCTACGTCATAGTTGTGGGCAGGAACGAGAAGGAGCAGAACACGATAACTGTCAGAAGAAGAAGCGACGGAAGGCAGACAGAAATGCAGCTCGAAGACCTGATAAGGGAGATAAGGAGCCAGACCGAAGGCTTTCCGTACAAGCCAAGGCCCCTGCCGCTCCTCCTATCAAAGAGGCCCAAGTTCAGGGGCTGA
- a CDS encoding exosome complex RNA-binding protein Csl4: MDEKKGVKNGDLVLPGDYLGVIEEYFPGEGVKEDNGELYAIRAGKVKIDPDRMEISVEPVTDTPPLPQIGDIVIAKVIEVKPQAAIVQLVKIEGRNDREIATSKLAGIHISQVREGYVDGMSNEFKIGDIVRARVIANEKSPIQLSTRGHDLGVIYALCSRCRTPLVRRGDRLICPRCGHVETRKLSAYYRKLKV; this comes from the coding sequence ATGGATGAAAAGAAAGGTGTAAAAAACGGTGACTTGGTTCTCCCAGGAGACTATCTCGGTGTAATCGAGGAGTACTTTCCCGGCGAGGGCGTTAAGGAGGATAATGGGGAGCTTTACGCCATCAGAGCCGGTAAAGTAAAGATAGACCCGGACAGGATGGAAATCAGCGTTGAACCCGTAACCGACACACCGCCCCTTCCTCAGATTGGAGACATAGTCATAGCCAAGGTTATAGAGGTCAAGCCCCAGGCGGCAATAGTCCAGCTCGTTAAAATAGAGGGAAGAAACGACAGGGAGATAGCCACGTCGAAGCTCGCAGGAATCCACATCTCTCAGGTGAGGGAGGGCTACGTGGACGGCATGTCCAACGAATTCAAGATCGGTGATATCGTAAGGGCCAGGGTTATAGCGAACGAGAAGAGTCCCATACAGCTCTCCACCCGGGGGCATGACTTGGGTGTCATCTACGCCCTCTGTTCCAGGTGCAGGACACCCCTAGTCCGGCGCGGTGACAGGCTCATCTGTCCCCGTTGCGGCCACGTTGAGACCAGAAAGCTCTCCGCCTACTATAGAAAACTGAAGGTGTGA
- a CDS encoding DUF2067 family protein: MARAKKVITIHVRDEREKEEFLKEIQRLRLPAFIYVHAKLNDLKINVQGTKDDIREAIRKIREIHGRVRAKLYPDRRGLYRYTIDDILREAGASVSTPILVKTLELLGETVELREGELITSMPWEELVSLTGTLGEYLSDISLQTTRQIREVILPVAVLKDLDPVEVIDLLVELGLAEWKEDKFKYELVKNKEQAMKELLKHLEGEENED, translated from the coding sequence ATGGCGAGGGCAAAGAAGGTAATAACGATTCACGTCCGCGACGAGAGGGAGAAGGAGGAGTTCCTAAAAGAGATTCAGAGGCTCCGCCTCCCGGCGTTCATTTACGTCCACGCCAAGCTCAACGACCTCAAGATAAACGTCCAGGGAACGAAGGACGACATCAGAGAGGCCATCCGCAAGATACGGGAGATACACGGCCGCGTCAGGGCTAAGCTGTATCCCGACAGGCGCGGCCTCTACCGCTACACGATAGACGATATTCTCAGGGAGGCAGGGGCGAGCGTCTCGACCCCGATACTTGTGAAAACCTTAGAACTCCTGGGCGAAACCGTTGAACTGAGAGAGGGCGAGCTGATAACGTCAATGCCGTGGGAAGAGCTGGTCTCCCTGACTGGAACCCTCGGCGAGTACCTCTCGGACATCTCCCTCCAGACCACCAGGCAGATAAGGGAGGTCATACTCCCCGTGGCGGTTCTCAAGGATCTCGACCCCGTGGAGGTCATCGACCTGCTCGTTGAACTCGGTCTGGCGGAATGGAAGGAGGATAAGTTTAAATACGAACTGGTGAAGAACAAGGAGCAGGCGATGAAAGAGCTCCTTAAGCACTTAGAGGGTGAGGAAAATGAAGATTGA
- a CDS encoding DNA-directed RNA polymerase subunit L: MKIEVIKREENVLEFYLEGEDHTFANLLNEVLHENKHVTFAGYTIEHPVLMARKPKFRVVTDGKVTPEKALEEAAQKIFDRARAVLEAWKAAISE, encoded by the coding sequence ATGAAGATTGAGGTCATCAAGCGTGAGGAAAACGTCCTTGAGTTCTACCTTGAGGGTGAAGACCATACCTTCGCCAACCTGCTCAACGAGGTGCTCCACGAGAACAAGCACGTGACCTTCGCGGGCTACACCATTGAGCACCCGGTTCTCATGGCCAGGAAGCCGAAGTTCAGGGTCGTCACCGACGGCAAGGTAACGCCGGAAAAGGCCCTTGAGGAGGCCGCTCAAAAGATATTCGACAGGGCCAGGGCGGTCCTTGAGGCTTGGAAGGCCGCCATAAGCGAGTGA
- a CDS encoding ribonuclease III family protein, which translates to MRYERDFTDKGLAKFGDSLVNFVFSLALSEYLDRPTGERVPNASLSIALELAGLRHVVPPRTDKHGKGDIAEAIFAYAWLEGKITAEEAARILRENFTEDVTHFSRRKEAIGKAFAEVFKVIGERVGL; encoded by the coding sequence TTGAGGTACGAGAGAGACTTCACGGACAAGGGGCTCGCGAAGTTCGGAGACTCACTGGTCAACTTCGTCTTTTCGCTCGCCTTGAGCGAGTATCTGGACAGGCCCACCGGCGAAAGGGTTCCGAACGCGTCGCTGAGCATAGCCCTTGAGCTGGCCGGACTGAGGCATGTCGTCCCACCGAGAACCGACAAGCACGGGAAGGGCGACATAGCGGAGGCGATATTCGCCTACGCGTGGCTCGAAGGGAAGATAACGGCCGAGGAAGCCGCCAGGATTTTGAGAGAGAACTTCACCGAAGACGTTACGCACTTTTCAAGGAGAAAGGAGGCAATAGGAAAGGCCTTTGCCGAGGTTTTCAAAGTAATAGGGGAGAGGGTGGGGTTGTGA